A single genomic interval of Rhizophagus irregularis chromosome 15, complete sequence harbors:
- a CDS encoding uncharacterized protein (SECRETED:cutsite_FFG-VN; SECRETED:prob_0.2677); SECRETED:SignalP(1-23): protein MSKSCLIKIIIISLAIFFGVFFGVNYPEIKRSKYTPTICQSQSSKTITKYCCDIDCTCEKAPSGLPKCETLIPQTLSLSPIGCSQNSSLCPKSGSDALCYVAYDECYNHKCLYCKYVKQQKCQMNCDTCYDIILNVMYNVGQQNKNSTYTQNFKSIDDANKFLNDHGPNNIFWCFYNPSSITEIILNRYFTGWRWVVFALSALPLFVCLVTLTNLALYNYIKNDTRRFSVVFFIWIGIIIPLVILLNVWKYGLVSKGNLKVLMVFILILVVIGTLPIMIKFLIACEFTRQQIISLSFIGLIIPLIVYVPIILYVPSSKKPLVYILNIQLLLVILTIISKRIGLKDSIIKNIMYL from the coding sequence atgaGCAAATCttgcttaataaaaattataataatctctCTCGCGATATTTTTTGGCGTATTCTTTGGTGTTAATTATCCTGAAATTAAAAGATCTAAATATACTCCTACAATATGTCAAAGTCAATCTTCTAAAACTATCACTAAATATTGTTGCGATATAGACTGCACTTGTGAAAAAGCCCCATCAGGACTTCCAAAATGTGAAACATTAATACCTCaaacattatcattatcaccAATCGGATGTAGCCAGAATAGTAGTCTTTGTCCAAAATCGGGATCTGATGCACTTTGTTACGTAGCTTACGACGAATGTTATAATCACAAATGTCTTTATTGCAAGTATGTCAAAcaacaaaaatgtcaaatgaATTGTGATACATGCTacgatattatattaaatgtaatgtATAATGTTGGTcagcaaaataaaaattcaacatatacacaaaatttcaaatcaaTAGATGATGCAAATAAGTTTCTCAATGATCATGGACcaaataacattttttggTGCTTTTATAATCCATCATCAATAACTGAGATCATTCTTAATCGATACTTTACTGGTTGGAGATGGGTCGTATTTGCGTTATCAGCATTACCGTTATTCGTTTGTTTGGTAACACTTACAAACCTTGCATTGTACAATTATATTAAGAATGACACGCGGAGATTTTCAgtagtttttttcatttggaTTGGTATAATTATACCacttgtaattttattaaatgtttggAAATATGGTTTGGTCTCTAAGGGAAATTTAAAAGTCTTGATGGTTTTCATACTTATCCTCGTAGTGATCGGTACACTTCCAATTATGATAAAGTTTCTAATCGCTTGTGAATTTACACGACAACAAATAATTAGTCTAAGTTTCATAGGACTAATCATACCATTGATTGTATACGTACCAATCATTTTATATGTACCATCATCAAAAAAACCTCTTGTTTACATTTTGAATATTCAACTTTTACTAGTTATTCTAACAATAATTAGTAAACGAATAGGTTTAAAGgattcaattataaaaaacataatgtacttgtaa